From Candidatus Paceibacterota bacterium, a single genomic window includes:
- the rpoC gene encoding DNA-directed RNA polymerase subunit beta' → MKKDSHTKQDFDTISLRLASPDRILEWSHGEVTKPETINYRTQRAEKNGLFDEKIFGPEKDFECYCGKYRGIRFKGIVCEKCGVEVTRSIVRRERMGHIELATPVSHIWFLRGIPSRIALILGLSASDVEKVVYFAGYIITKVSENERGRLLKELDTEYKTKVKAVSDAKTKTKLKELFTQTKKDIEGIATGIVLGEATYHTYSVKFGGLFEAEIGAEAIYNIFKNTDLGKLAQTLEERFEKAGAVERVKLNKRLSLIRSMAGAELRPEWMFMTRLPVIPPMLRPMVALEGGRHASSDINDLYRRVINRNNRLKKLIDINAPDVILRNEKRILQEAVDALLDNSIRHGNTAFSAMSQSHRRPLKSLSDYLKGKQGYFRGNLLGKRVDYSGRSVIVVGPHLKLDECGLPKHMALELFRPFVISQLLQKELAYNIRGAGRLIDDGIPEVWAILEDVIKDKHVLLNRAPTLHRQGIQAFRPQLIEGNAIQLHPLVCSAFNADFDGDQMAVHVPLSEEAQLEAREIMSANKNILKPGSGEVVTSPRQDIILGCYWMTKIVEGERGEGKYFPTPNNAITAYDFGAVGFRARVKILPTDSKKYEQFDGKVFETSVGRLLFNSVLPSDYPFINDEMTNKKMSVLVDSLIEQYGLDGISDILDKIKAFGFKYATYSGITWSLSDLIVPEKKKEIIAGAKKKSEEIILQYNEGLLSTTERHRMSVENWMQAKNDIEKLLPDSLDPNGSINDMLVSGARGSISQLSQMAGMKGLIQNPRGETIEFPIVASMKEGLSPIEYFITTHGSRKGLTDTALQTAKAGYLTRRLFDVAQDAIVSEDDCKSKESVRITHESASGIQVSIARDIVGRYLAENALDKDGKVLYKKGDLVGPKEAREIEEGGAEEVFVRSPMTCKSRHGVCRACYGTDMSHGGIVELGEAVGTVAAQAIGEPGTQLTMRTFHAGGIASAGGDITHGLPRVEEVFEKRSPKNSAAIAHVSGTVSEIRQEGKERIVVLLPDEGSKTAKKKDIEYTIHHLRTPTVKEGSRVEKGQLMTDGSADITELFTYAGKEVAQKYIINEATKIYELQGVTISRKHIEVIVKQMFSRQKIKSQGDSSFVVGDIIEEAELVAENEALKAAGKSPATAEPLVLGITEVSLSRKSFLSAASFQNTTRILINAATRGSVDHLRGLKENVIIGRLIPAGTGFPGSPKFEMVDELQKKIRQTEEIDEA, encoded by the coding sequence ATGAAAAAAGATTCACACACAAAGCAAGATTTCGACACGATTTCACTGCGGCTCGCGAGCCCGGATCGTATCCTCGAGTGGTCACATGGGGAGGTGACCAAGCCTGAGACCATCAACTATCGTACACAACGCGCAGAGAAGAACGGACTCTTTGACGAGAAGATCTTTGGTCCGGAGAAGGACTTTGAGTGTTACTGTGGTAAATACCGCGGCATCCGCTTTAAAGGTATCGTCTGTGAGAAGTGTGGTGTTGAGGTGACTCGCTCGATCGTGCGCCGTGAGCGTATGGGGCATATCGAGCTGGCAACCCCGGTATCGCACATCTGGTTCCTTCGTGGCATCCCGTCACGTATCGCTCTTATCTTGGGGCTCTCAGCAAGTGATGTAGAGAAGGTGGTTTACTTCGCCGGATACATCATCACCAAGGTGAGCGAAAATGAACGCGGACGACTTCTTAAGGAGCTTGATACCGAATACAAGACCAAGGTGAAAGCGGTCTCTGATGCGAAGACCAAGACAAAGCTCAAAGAGCTCTTTACGCAGACCAAAAAGGATATCGAAGGAATCGCTACAGGGATCGTCCTTGGTGAGGCGACCTACCATACCTACTCGGTGAAATTTGGCGGTCTTTTCGAAGCGGAGATTGGCGCGGAAGCGATTTATAACATCTTTAAGAATACTGATCTTGGGAAGCTCGCACAGACGCTCGAAGAACGATTTGAGAAAGCCGGTGCGGTTGAGCGAGTCAAATTGAATAAACGGCTCAGCCTCATCCGCTCGATGGCAGGAGCAGAACTCCGTCCCGAGTGGATGTTCATGACACGACTTCCGGTCATCCCGCCAATGCTTCGTCCGATGGTTGCTCTTGAGGGTGGACGCCACGCGTCTTCTGACATTAACGACCTGTATCGTCGCGTGATCAACCGCAACAACCGCCTCAAAAAACTTATTGATATCAATGCGCCTGATGTGATATTGCGCAACGAGAAAAGAATCCTTCAAGAGGCAGTTGATGCACTTCTTGATAACTCGATCCGCCACGGCAACACGGCATTTTCAGCAATGAGTCAGTCGCACCGACGACCACTCAAGTCTCTCTCTGACTACCTTAAAGGAAAGCAGGGGTACTTCCGCGGTAACCTTCTCGGCAAACGAGTCGACTACTCAGGTCGTTCGGTAATTGTCGTTGGTCCTCATCTCAAACTTGATGAGTGTGGATTGCCGAAACATATGGCACTCGAACTCTTTCGACCGTTTGTTATTTCACAGCTACTCCAGAAGGAACTCGCGTATAACATCCGCGGCGCAGGGCGCCTCATTGACGATGGTATTCCCGAGGTGTGGGCAATCCTTGAAGATGTGATCAAAGACAAGCACGTGCTTCTTAACCGTGCGCCAACACTCCACCGTCAAGGTATCCAGGCATTTCGTCCGCAGCTTATCGAGGGTAACGCAATCCAACTTCATCCGCTCGTCTGTTCGGCATTCAATGCTGACTTCGACGGTGACCAGATGGCGGTTCATGTACCACTCTCAGAAGAGGCACAGCTCGAAGCGCGTGAGATCATGTCTGCAAACAAGAACATTCTTAAACCGGGTTCAGGGGAAGTGGTCACGAGTCCACGCCAGGACATCATTCTTGGTTGTTACTGGATGACCAAGATTGTTGAAGGCGAGCGAGGGGAAGGAAAATATTTCCCAACACCAAACAACGCAATCACCGCGTACGACTTTGGTGCGGTTGGATTCCGTGCACGCGTGAAAATTCTCCCAACTGACAGTAAAAAATACGAACAGTTTGACGGAAAGGTATTTGAGACCTCTGTTGGACGTCTCCTCTTCAACTCAGTGCTTCCAAGCGACTACCCATTCATTAACGATGAGATGACCAATAAAAAGATGTCAGTCCTCGTTGATAGTCTTATTGAACAGTATGGCCTCGACGGCATCTCAGACATTCTTGATAAGATCAAGGCGTTTGGATTCAAGTATGCGACGTACTCGGGTATCACCTGGAGTCTCTCTGATCTTATTGTTCCTGAGAAGAAGAAAGAGATCATTGCTGGTGCTAAGAAGAAGAGCGAGGAAATCATTCTTCAGTACAACGAAGGGCTCCTTTCAACTACAGAACGGCATCGTATGTCCGTAGAAAACTGGATGCAAGCAAAGAATGATATCGAGAAACTGCTTCCCGATTCTCTTGACCCAAATGGTTCAATTAACGACATGCTTGTCTCCGGGGCACGTGGTTCGATCAGTCAGCTCTCACAGATGGCCGGTATGAAGGGACTTATTCAGAACCCGCGTGGCGAGACCATTGAATTCCCGATTGTGGCGTCTATGAAAGAAGGTCTCTCACCAATTGAGTACTTTATTACCACTCACGGATCGCGAAAAGGTCTTACTGACACCGCGCTCCAGACTGCGAAGGCGGGGTATCTGACCCGACGACTCTTCGACGTTGCACAAGATGCGATTGTCTCAGAGGATGATTGTAAGAGTAAGGAAAGCGTGCGCATCACTCACGAGAGCGCTTCTGGGATTCAGGTCTCTATCGCGCGCGATATTGTTGGTCGCTATCTTGCAGAGAACGCCCTCGACAAAGATGGTAAGGTGCTCTACAAGAAGGGAGACCTCGTTGGTCCAAAAGAGGCTCGTGAGATTGAGGAAGGTGGCGCTGAAGAGGTGTTCGTACGCTCACCAATGACCTGTAAATCAAGACATGGTGTATGTCGCGCGTGTTACGGGACCGACATGTCGCATGGCGGAATTGTTGAGCTTGGAGAAGCAGTCGGAACTGTGGCTGCACAAGCAATCGGTGAGCCGGGAACACAGCTGACGATGCGTACCTTCCACGCCGGAGGTATTGCCTCAGCCGGAGGCGACATTACTCATGGACTTCCACGAGTTGAGGAGGTGTTTGAGAAACGATCTCCAAAGAACTCCGCCGCAATTGCACATGTCTCGGGAACTGTCTCAGAGATCAGGCAAGAAGGTAAGGAGAGGATCGTTGTACTACTACCAGATGAGGGAAGTAAGACTGCCAAGAAGAAAGACATTGAATATACGATACATCACCTTCGAACACCAACAGTCAAAGAAGGGAGTCGTGTCGAGAAAGGTCAGCTTATGACCGATGGCTCTGCCGATATCACCGAACTCTTCACCTATGCCGGCAAGGAGGTAGCGCAGAAATACATCATTAATGAAGCAACGAAGATTTATGAACTTCAGGGTGTAACCATCTCACGAAAGCACATTGAGGTTATCGTGAAGCAAATGTTCTCACGGCAGAAGATCAAGAGCCAGGGGGATTCATCGTTCGTTGTGGGTGATATTATCGAAGAAGCTGAGCTTGTTGCCGAGAATGAGGCGCTTAAAGCGGCAGGAAAGAGTCCGGCAACTGCGGAGCCGCTGGTCCTTGGTATCACTGAGGTGTCGCTCTCACGAAAGAGCTTCCTCTCTGCCGCTTCCTTCCAAAATACAACACGTATCCTCATTAACGCAGCTACGCGTGGTAGTGTTGATCACCTCAGAGGTCTTAAGGAGAACGTTATCATCGGTCGTCTGATTCCGGCTGGAACCGGGTTCCCCGGCAGTCCAAAGTTTGAGATGGTTGATGAGCTCCAGAAGAAGATCCGTCAGACCGAAGAGATTGACGAAGCGTAG
- a CDS encoding DNA-directed RNA polymerase subunit beta produces MLETKDTKIFGRFKEPKAEYPHFVEAQLESYRWLIEEGIKEIFDEFSPIKDYSSKKFDLEISKIEFGEPKYDEYFAKKNMLTYEAPLRAIVSLKNKTIGGTKEQEIFLADIPMMTDHGTFVINGVERVIVPQLARSFGVFFGTKELRGKSHFGAKIIPARGAWVEIESEADGAIYVKIDRKRKFPVTSLLRIMGATYDKDMFDLLKGNPNAKAALEATLEKDPAKTVDEAYIEIHRRLRDGDLATAQNAREYIQSIFSEERYDLSKVGRRHFNQRFGMSIDGKELERRTVSLDDIVLIVSNIISLNNTPDAVADDIDHLGFRRVRYVGELLQQKVRVGMSRMKRNIQDRMSTVEAETTLPMQFINPRPFQAAVKEFFTTNQLSQFMSQQNILSEMEHLRTLSALGPGGLTRERAGFEVRDVHPSHYGRLCPIHTPEGPNIGLILHLSTYARINEFGIIETPYVKVSGGKVTGEIEYLNALEEERRKIAHAATSYGEDGLITEKVVEVRIAGEPTLVPREDIEYIDVATNQAFSIAPSMIPFLENDDANRALMGSNMQKQATPCILPEAPIVATGIEEQIARDSGRLIYAPESGEITYVDAKKIELTTNKGEKKTFSLVNFLRTNDFGVSHHRPVVSVGQKVKKGALLADNTSSDNGQVALGQNIRVAFMSWSGANYEDAIIISERLVKNSRFTSIHTEEFSVSVRDTKLGPEVTTHDIPNVGEVKLRNLDEEGIVRIGAEVRPGDILVGKVTPKGETQLTPEERLLRSIFGEKAKDVKDTSLRLEGGKRGRVVGVKIFSRENGDNLESGIIKRIHVEVAQLRPISVGDKMAGRHGNKGVISHILPEEDMPYSADGEPIDIILTPLGVPSRMNLGQILEMHLGLAANTLDYQAIVPPFAGATGEEIESELERAGHNKNGKMELFDGRTGEAFDQDVAVGYMYILKLHHMVEDKIHMRSIGPYSLITQQPLGGKAQGGGQRFGEMEVWALLGYGAAYTLREVLTIKSDDIVGRSAAFDTIVKGGHISQLNTPASFNVLLKHLRGLSLDVELKSEESNEE; encoded by the coding sequence ATGCTAGAGACAAAAGACACAAAGATCTTCGGCCGCTTCAAAGAGCCGAAAGCTGAGTACCCACACTTTGTGGAAGCACAACTCGAGTCATACCGCTGGCTCATTGAAGAAGGCATCAAAGAGATATTTGATGAGTTTTCTCCGATCAAAGATTATTCAAGCAAGAAGTTTGATCTTGAGATCTCAAAGATAGAGTTTGGTGAGCCAAAGTATGACGAGTACTTTGCCAAGAAGAACATGCTCACCTACGAGGCACCGCTGCGCGCGATCGTGTCTCTTAAGAATAAAACCATTGGCGGAACCAAGGAGCAGGAGATTTTTCTTGCTGATATCCCAATGATGACCGATCACGGGACTTTTGTGATCAACGGTGTTGAACGAGTTATCGTGCCGCAGCTTGCACGCTCGTTTGGCGTATTTTTTGGTACGAAAGAGCTTCGTGGCAAATCGCACTTTGGTGCAAAGATCATACCGGCGCGTGGTGCGTGGGTTGAAATCGAGTCGGAAGCAGACGGTGCAATCTACGTTAAGATCGATCGTAAGCGAAAGTTCCCGGTCACATCACTTCTGCGTATCATGGGCGCGACCTATGACAAGGACATGTTCGACCTTCTTAAAGGGAACCCGAACGCAAAGGCGGCGCTTGAAGCAACGCTCGAGAAGGATCCCGCAAAAACAGTCGATGAAGCATATATTGAGATTCACCGACGTCTCCGTGACGGGGATCTTGCGACCGCGCAAAATGCGCGGGAGTATATCCAATCAATCTTTAGTGAAGAGCGATATGACCTCTCCAAAGTAGGTCGACGACACTTCAACCAGCGTTTTGGTATGTCGATTGACGGCAAGGAGCTTGAGCGACGCACGGTCTCGCTTGATGATATTGTCCTGATCGTCTCAAACATCATCTCTCTCAACAATACACCGGACGCGGTCGCTGACGATATTGATCACCTTGGCTTCCGTCGTGTGCGGTACGTTGGTGAGCTACTTCAGCAAAAGGTCCGTGTTGGTATGAGTCGCATGAAGCGAAATATTCAGGACCGCATGTCAACGGTTGAGGCGGAGACAACACTTCCAATGCAGTTTATCAACCCGCGACCGTTCCAAGCGGCGGTCAAAGAATTCTTTACGACCAACCAGCTTTCTCAGTTTATGAGTCAGCAGAACATTCTCTCTGAGATGGAGCATCTTCGCACGCTCTCAGCACTCGGTCCGGGTGGACTCACTCGTGAGCGCGCCGGCTTCGAGGTGCGCGATGTACATCCGTCTCACTACGGACGCCTCTGTCCGATCCACACACCGGAAGGACCGAACATTGGTCTTATCCTTCACCTCTCGACATACGCACGAATCAATGAGTTTGGCATCATAGAAACACCATATGTAAAAGTCTCAGGTGGCAAGGTTACCGGAGAGATCGAGTACTTAAACGCGCTTGAAGAGGAGCGACGAAAAATAGCACATGCCGCAACGTCATACGGGGAAGACGGCCTCATCACAGAGAAGGTGGTTGAGGTGCGTATCGCCGGCGAGCCAACGCTCGTCCCTCGTGAAGATATTGAGTATATCGATGTCGCAACAAACCAGGCGTTCTCAATCGCCCCATCAATGATTCCGTTCCTTGAGAACGACGATGCGAACCGCGCACTCATGGGTTCAAACATGCAGAAGCAGGCGACTCCGTGTATCTTGCCGGAGGCGCCTATTGTGGCAACAGGGATTGAGGAACAGATTGCCCGCGACTCAGGACGACTCATTTATGCTCCTGAATCTGGCGAGATTACCTATGTTGACGCAAAGAAGATAGAACTAACCACCAACAAGGGCGAGAAAAAGACGTTCTCACTTGTGAATTTCTTGCGCACCAACGACTTCGGCGTCTCACACCACCGTCCGGTGGTTTCAGTTGGGCAGAAGGTTAAGAAAGGAGCACTCCTTGCCGACAACACGTCGAGTGATAATGGACAGGTGGCACTCGGGCAGAACATCCGTGTTGCGTTCATGTCATGGTCAGGAGCGAACTACGAGGACGCCATTATTATTTCTGAGCGGCTCGTAAAGAATAGTCGTTTTACCAGTATTCATACTGAAGAGTTCAGTGTCTCGGTTCGCGATACCAAGCTCGGTCCTGAGGTGACCACACACGACATCCCGAATGTTGGTGAAGTAAAGCTTCGGAATCTTGATGAGGAAGGAATTGTTCGTATCGGTGCTGAGGTGCGACCGGGTGATATCCTGGTTGGAAAGGTCACCCCGAAGGGTGAGACACAGCTTACGCCGGAAGAGCGACTTTTGCGCTCAATTTTCGGAGAGAAAGCAAAAGATGTGAAGGACACCTCACTTCGTCTTGAGGGAGGGAAGCGCGGTCGCGTGGTCGGGGTAAAGATCTTCTCGCGTGAGAATGGTGACAATCTCGAATCAGGCATCATTAAGCGTATCCATGTTGAAGTAGCGCAACTCCGCCCAATTTCAGTTGGAGACAAGATGGCGGGGCGTCACGGAAACAAGGGTGTGATCTCACACATTCTTCCTGAAGAAGACATGCCATACTCAGCAGACGGTGAGCCGATTGACATCATTCTCACGCCACTTGGTGTGCCTTCTCGTATGAACCTCGGGCAGATTCTTGAGATGCACCTCGGACTTGCCGCAAATACGCTTGATTACCAAGCAATCGTACCACCATTTGCCGGCGCAACCGGAGAGGAGATTGAGAGTGAGCTTGAGAGGGCGGGGCACAACAAGAACGGTAAGATGGAGCTCTTTGACGGCCGCACCGGAGAAGCGTTTGATCAGGATGTGGCAGTTGGTTATATGTATATCCTTAAGCTTCACCACATGGTGGAGGACAAGATCCACATGCGTTCAATCGGCCCATACTCACTCATCACCCAGCAACCGCTTGGCGGAAAGGCTCAGGGTGGTGGTCAGCGATTTGGAGAGATGGAAGTCTGGGCACTTCTTGGATATGGAGCCGCATATACGCTCCGTGAAGTGCTCACCATCAAATCGGACGATATTGTCGGGCGATCAGCCGCCTTCGACACTATCGTGAAGGGTGGTCACATCTCTCAACTAAACACCCCGGCATCGTTTAATGTCCTACTCAAGCATTTGCGAGGACTTTCACTTGACGTCGAACTTAAGAGCGAAGAGTCTAACGAAGAGTAG